A genomic stretch from Cellulomonas sp. KRMCY2 includes:
- a CDS encoding acetoin utilization protein AcuC, which translates to MAQTHVVWSTAMLGYDFGPQHPMAPLRLDLTFRLARQLGVLDAPGVELVETAPASDELLATAHEWHYIEAVRRAEATGEPDLDHGLGTEDDPIFAGMHEAAARVVAGSVTAATAVWHGTAAHAVNLAGGMHHAMADHASGFCVYNDVVAAIRAVLAEGAHRVAYVDLDAHHGDGVERAFWDDPRVLTISVHESGHTLFPGSGHPTDVGGPHARGSVVNVALPARTADTGWLRAVGSVVVPLVRAFAPEVVVSQHGCDAHGLDPLTNLAVSVDAQREAMILVHDLAHEVAGGRWLAVGGGGYAVAQVVPRIWTHLLAIAAHVPLDPVTPVPRAWCEHVEEVLGFPPPELMGDEGDAAPPRPWSAGYDPGDDVDRVVLATRQAVFHWFDLDPLYD; encoded by the coding sequence ATGGCGCAGACACACGTCGTGTGGTCGACCGCGATGCTGGGCTACGACTTCGGCCCGCAGCACCCGATGGCGCCGCTCCGCCTCGACCTGACGTTCCGGCTCGCGCGTCAGCTCGGCGTGCTGGATGCGCCGGGCGTCGAGCTCGTCGAGACCGCGCCCGCGTCGGACGAGCTCCTCGCCACGGCGCACGAGTGGCACTACATCGAGGCCGTCCGGCGTGCGGAGGCCACCGGCGAGCCGGATCTCGACCACGGCCTGGGCACCGAGGACGACCCGATCTTCGCCGGCATGCACGAGGCAGCCGCCCGCGTCGTGGCAGGCAGCGTGACTGCGGCGACGGCGGTGTGGCACGGTACGGCGGCGCACGCGGTCAACCTCGCCGGTGGCATGCACCATGCGATGGCCGACCACGCCTCCGGCTTCTGCGTCTACAACGACGTGGTCGCGGCCATCCGCGCGGTGCTCGCCGAGGGCGCGCACCGGGTCGCCTACGTCGATCTCGACGCCCATCACGGCGACGGCGTCGAGCGCGCGTTCTGGGACGACCCCAGGGTGCTGACGATCTCCGTGCACGAGAGCGGGCACACGCTGTTCCCGGGGTCGGGCCATCCGACGGACGTCGGCGGGCCGCACGCGCGCGGCTCGGTCGTCAACGTGGCCCTTCCGGCGCGCACGGCGGACACCGGCTGGCTGCGGGCCGTCGGCTCGGTCGTCGTGCCCCTGGTGCGGGCGTTCGCGCCGGAGGTCGTGGTGAGTCAGCACGGCTGCGACGCCCACGGGCTGGACCCGCTGACCAACCTCGCCGTGTCGGTCGACGCCCAGCGCGAGGCGATGATCCTCGTGCACGACCTGGCGCACGAGGTCGCCGGCGGGCGCTGGCTGGCCGTCGGCGGTGGCGGGTACGCGGTCGCCCAGGTGGTGCCCCGGATCTGGACGCACCTGCTGGCCATCGCGGCCCACGTGCCGCTGGACCCGGTGACACCGGTGCCGCGGGCGTGGTGCGAGCACGTCGAGGAGGTGCTCGGCTTCCCGCCCCCGGAGCTGATGGGCGACGAGGGCGATGCCGCGCCGCCGCGTCCGTGGAGCGCCGGCTACGACCCGGGGGACGACGTCGACCGGGTCGTCCTGGCCACCCGGCAGGCGGTCTTCCACTGGTTCGACCTGGACCCGCTGTACGACTGA
- a CDS encoding helix-turn-helix domain-containing protein, translating to MTSGPERPRLRYLTVAEVAETMRVSKMTVYRLVHGGELPAVRVGRSFRVPQDALEAYLAASSVEVGDADRLTS from the coding sequence ATGACCAGTGGTCCGGAGCGACCGCGCCTGCGATACCTCACGGTCGCCGAGGTGGCCGAGACGATGCGGGTCTCCAAGATGACCGTCTACCGGCTGGTGCACGGCGGTGAGCTGCCGGCCGTCCGCGTCGGACGCTCGTTCCGGGTGCCGCAGGATGCGCTCGAGGCCTATCTGGCAGCCTCCAGCGTCGAGGTCGGGGACGCGGACCGCCTCACGTCCTGA
- a CDS encoding 30S ribosomal protein bS22 has protein sequence MGSVIKKRRKRMAKKKHRKLLRKTRHQRRNKK, from the coding sequence GTGGGCTCTGTCATCAAGAAGCGTCGCAAGCGCATGGCGAAGAAGAAGCATCGCAAGCTGCTGCGCAAGACGCGCCACCAGCGCCGCAACAAGAAGTGA
- a CDS encoding LacI family DNA-binding transcriptional regulator — protein sequence MAATMHDVARLAGVSIKTVSNVVNGYPHIRDTTRARVLAAIEDLDYQLNVAARNLRTGRTGMIALAVPELSLPYFAELADSIIEAADAQGLTVLIEQTGSRRARELEVLSGARRYLTDGLIFSPLALGPGDEALLKVDAPVVILGERLFPETVDHVTMRNVEAARAATEHLLGLGRRRIAVVGVHTGEVVGSAGLRLAGYQQALDAAGIPMDEGLLGEAGLWHRATGAQAMARLLDAGAEPDGVFAMNDAMALGVLHELQVRGLRVPQDVAVIGFDAVDEGQYSNPSLTTVDPGREQIARTAVRLLRDQIDHREGVRVPQRVYADFRILQRGSTLVDGPAGWLPTVQAVQAVPTVGRHSPPS from the coding sequence ATGGCTGCGACGATGCATGACGTCGCGCGGCTCGCAGGAGTCTCGATCAAGACCGTCTCGAACGTGGTCAACGGCTACCCGCACATCCGCGACACGACCCGCGCCCGCGTGCTCGCCGCGATCGAGGACCTCGACTACCAGCTGAATGTCGCCGCGCGGAACCTGCGCACCGGACGGACCGGGATGATCGCGCTGGCCGTGCCCGAGCTGAGCCTGCCGTACTTCGCCGAGCTCGCCGACTCGATCATCGAGGCGGCTGATGCCCAGGGCCTCACCGTCCTGATCGAGCAGACCGGCAGCCGGCGTGCGCGTGAGCTCGAGGTGCTCTCCGGCGCGCGCAGGTACCTGACCGACGGGCTGATCTTCAGCCCGCTCGCGCTCGGCCCGGGCGACGAGGCGCTGCTCAAGGTCGACGCCCCGGTCGTCATCCTCGGCGAGCGACTCTTCCCGGAGACGGTCGACCACGTCACCATGCGAAACGTCGAGGCGGCCCGCGCCGCGACCGAGCACCTGCTCGGCCTGGGGCGCCGCCGGATCGCCGTCGTCGGGGTGCACACCGGCGAGGTCGTCGGGTCCGCCGGGCTGCGCCTGGCGGGCTACCAGCAGGCGCTCGACGCGGCCGGCATCCCGATGGACGAGGGGCTCCTCGGTGAGGCCGGCCTCTGGCACCGGGCGACCGGGGCGCAGGCGATGGCCCGGCTGCTCGACGCGGGTGCGGAGCCGGACGGCGTCTTCGCGATGAACGACGCGATGGCGCTCGGGGTGCTGCACGAGCTGCAGGTCCGCGGGCTGCGGGTGCCGCAGGACGTCGCAGTGATCGGCTTCGACGCCGTGGACGAAGGGCAGTACTCGAACCCGTCCCTGACCACCGTCGACCCGGGCCGCGAACAGATCGCCAGGACGGCGGTCAGGCTGCTCCGTGACCAGATCGACCACCGGGAGGGCGTGCGGGTGCCGCAGCGCGTCTACGCCGACTTCCGCATCCTGCAGCGCGGCTCGACCCTCGTCGACGGCCCGGCCGGCTGGCTCCCGACCGTGCAGGCCGTGCAGGCCGTGCCGACCGTGGGCCGGCACAGCCCGCCATCGTGA
- a CDS encoding HAD family phosphatase, which yields MAEPTPAVVGAPTEAPGTAAFFDLDNTIIRGASAFHLAVGLRRRGFFRFRDLITFAFHQARYLLFGEDLHQIDQVRNRALSIVAGRSVAEMAAIGEEVWDEVLSLRIFPGTQALLTKHLDAGHQVWIITASPIEIGGLIGRRLGVTGALGTIAEHVDGFYTGRLVGDMLHGTAKANAIAALADAHGLDLARCYAYGDSINDLPILSSVGHPVAINPDSRLRKHARAQGWPVREFRGRRRVAARRSVNAASWAGGAWVAGLVLRSVQRTLRRVLAR from the coding sequence GTGGCTGAGCCGACTCCCGCCGTCGTCGGCGCACCGACCGAGGCGCCTGGGACGGCCGCCTTCTTCGACCTGGACAACACGATCATCCGTGGTGCCAGCGCGTTCCACCTGGCTGTCGGCCTGCGCCGTCGCGGCTTCTTCCGGTTCCGGGACCTCATCACGTTCGCGTTCCACCAGGCGCGCTACCTGCTCTTCGGCGAGGACCTGCACCAGATCGACCAGGTGCGCAACCGGGCCTTGTCGATCGTGGCCGGGCGGTCCGTCGCCGAGATGGCCGCGATCGGCGAGGAGGTCTGGGACGAGGTCCTGTCGCTGCGGATCTTCCCCGGCACCCAGGCTCTGCTGACCAAGCACCTCGATGCCGGCCACCAGGTCTGGATCATCACGGCGAGCCCGATCGAGATCGGCGGGCTGATCGGGCGTCGGCTCGGTGTCACCGGTGCACTCGGGACGATCGCCGAGCACGTCGACGGCTTCTACACCGGCCGCCTGGTCGGCGACATGCTGCATGGCACGGCCAAGGCGAACGCGATCGCGGCCCTGGCCGACGCGCACGGCCTCGACCTGGCGCGCTGCTACGCGTACGGCGACTCGATCAACGACCTGCCGATCCTGTCGTCCGTGGGCCACCCGGTGGCGATCAACCCCGACTCCCGGCTGCGCAAGCACGCCCGCGCCCAGGGCTGGCCGGTCCGCGAGTTCCGCGGCCGACGCCGGGTGGCCGCGCGGCGCAGCGTCAACGCGGCGAGCTGGGCCGGCGGCGCCTGGGTCGCCGGCCTGGTGCTGCGCTCGGTGCAGCGCACCCTGCGGCGCGTGCTGGCTCGCTGA
- a CDS encoding glutaredoxin family protein, whose product MSAQGADRVVLYGRAGCHLCEPARAVVAAAAAEAGVGWLEVDIDTAPDSEALVDRYGELVPVVTVDGVQQGYWRLDRSRLLRALAGGPA is encoded by the coding sequence ATGAGTGCGCAGGGTGCGGACCGAGTGGTCCTGTACGGCCGCGCGGGGTGCCACCTGTGCGAGCCGGCCCGTGCGGTGGTGGCCGCGGCCGCCGCCGAGGCCGGGGTCGGCTGGCTCGAGGTGGACATCGACACGGCACCCGACAGCGAGGCCCTGGTGGACCGGTACGGCGAGCTCGTCCCCGTCGTCACTGTCGACGGCGTGCAGCAGGGCTACTGGCGGCTCGACCGGTCACGCCTGCTCAGGGCGCTCGCCGGCGGGCCGGCATGA
- a CDS encoding redox-sensing transcriptional repressor Rex, translated as MSPRAVPATTVARLPIYLRALDGLAADGVETTSSGQLAALAGVGPAQLRRDLSFLGSHGTRGVGYDVEHLQVQVAAALGLTGDLAVVIVGIGNLGHALANYVAVAGKGFRVAALVDAGASVVGSTVAGLVVEHDRDLVQIVRRGEVRLAVLATPADVAQELCDRLVAAGVTGILTFVPRVLTVPAGVDVRSVDLATELQILAFHERRKTSARALAGRP; from the coding sequence ATGAGCCCCCGGGCCGTCCCCGCGACCACTGTCGCGCGGCTGCCGATCTACCTCCGGGCCCTGGACGGTCTGGCCGCCGACGGCGTCGAGACGACGTCGTCGGGGCAGCTCGCCGCGCTGGCCGGTGTCGGTCCGGCCCAGCTGCGCCGTGACCTGTCGTTCCTCGGCTCGCACGGCACGCGCGGGGTGGGCTACGACGTCGAGCACCTCCAGGTGCAGGTCGCCGCGGCGCTCGGCCTGACCGGGGACCTCGCGGTCGTGATCGTCGGCATCGGCAACCTCGGCCATGCGCTCGCGAACTACGTCGCGGTGGCGGGCAAGGGCTTCCGGGTCGCGGCGCTGGTCGACGCGGGCGCTTCGGTCGTCGGCTCGACAGTGGCCGGTCTGGTCGTCGAGCACGACCGCGACCTCGTCCAGATCGTGCGCCGCGGGGAGGTGCGGCTCGCCGTGCTGGCCACCCCTGCCGACGTCGCCCAGGAGCTGTGCGACCGGCTCGTCGCCGCCGGGGTGACCGGCATCCTCACCTTCGTCCCGCGCGTCCTGACGGTTCCGGCCGGGGTCGACGTCCGGTCGGTCGATCTGGCGACCGAGCTGCAGATCCTCGCCTTCCACGAGCGCCGCAAGACCTCAGCCCGCGCGCTGGCCGGGCGTCCCTGA
- a CDS encoding YceI family protein codes for MTTTTPTTLPAGITTGTWAIETSHSTATFTVRHAGISKARGTVAITQGTITIGADLADSRVTATLDPASIDTKDAGRDGHLKSADFFEVETYPTWTFTSTGIRADGADYVITGDLTIHGVTRSVELETEFNGAATDPFGAARIGFSARTEISRKDFGLTWNAALETGGVLVSDKVKISLEIEAVAQV; via the coding sequence ATGACCACCACCACGCCCACCACCCTCCCCGCCGGCATCACGACCGGCACCTGGGCCATCGAGACCTCGCACAGCACGGCGACCTTCACCGTCCGCCACGCCGGCATCTCCAAGGCCCGCGGCACCGTGGCGATCACACAGGGCACGATCACGATCGGCGCGGACCTCGCGGACTCGAGAGTGACCGCGACGCTCGACCCCGCGTCGATCGACACCAAGGACGCGGGTCGCGACGGCCACCTCAAGAGCGCCGACTTCTTCGAGGTCGAGACCTACCCGACCTGGACGTTCACGTCGACCGGCATCCGTGCCGACGGTGCCGACTACGTCATCACCGGCGACCTCACGATCCACGGCGTGACCCGGTCCGTCGAGCTCGAGACCGAGTTCAACGGCGCGGCCACCGACCCGTTCGGTGCCGCCCGGATCGGCTTCTCGGCCCGCACGGAGATCTCCCGCAAGGACTTCGGCCTCACCTGGAACGCCGCGCTGGAGACCGGTGGCGTCCTGGTGTCCGACAAGGTCAAGATCTCGCTCGAGATCGAGGCCGTCGCCCAGGTCTGA
- a CDS encoding MarR family winged helix-turn-helix transcriptional regulator yields the protein MSNTRTVETEAAVAPTRADEPVQWLTEDQQRHWRAFLLGSAQLTESLTRQLETEAGLSLSEYEILVRLSECEDHTLRMSELAASLVHSRSRLTHTVSRLETRNLVRRQTCLDDGRGVNCVMTEVGYALLEAAAPGHVRAVRAHLVDLLTPEQFRALGEAMAIVAYGPPAAGPALP from the coding sequence ATGTCGAACACCCGGACGGTCGAGACCGAGGCAGCGGTCGCGCCGACCCGCGCCGACGAGCCCGTGCAGTGGCTCACCGAGGACCAGCAGCGCCACTGGCGCGCCTTCCTGCTCGGCTCCGCCCAGCTCACCGAGTCGCTGACCCGCCAGCTCGAGACCGAGGCCGGCCTGTCGCTCAGCGAGTACGAGATCCTCGTGCGACTCTCCGAGTGCGAGGACCACACGCTGCGGATGTCCGAGCTCGCCGCGTCCCTCGTGCACTCGCGCAGCCGGCTGACCCACACGGTGAGCCGGCTGGAGACCCGCAACCTGGTCCGTCGTCAGACGTGCCTCGACGACGGCCGCGGGGTCAACTGCGTGATGACCGAAGTCGGCTACGCACTGCTCGAGGCGGCCGCTCCGGGGCACGTCCGTGCGGTCCGCGCGCACCTGGTCGACCTGCTCACGCCCGAGCAGTTCCGGGCGCTGGGCGAGGCCATGGCGATCGTCGCCTACGGGCCACCCGCCGCTGGACCCGCCCTGCCGTGA
- a CDS encoding histidine phosphatase family protein has translation MSTTTVHLLRHGEVHNPDGVLYGRLTGFRLSDRGQAMAVRVAAHLGGTGPLGAQRRDVVHVVASPLQRAQETAAPIAATFGVEVVADERFIEAANHFEGLTFGVGDGSLRRPAHWRYLWNPLRPSWGEPYQVQVARMLAGIVAARDAAAGHEAVVVSHQLPIWVTRRAMEGNRLWHDPRRRECSVASLTSLHWEGDRLAGITYTEPAADLLPATPTVPGA, from the coding sequence ATGTCGACCACGACCGTCCACCTGCTGCGCCACGGTGAGGTGCACAACCCCGACGGCGTCCTGTACGGGCGCCTGACCGGGTTCCGCCTCTCCGACCGTGGCCAGGCCATGGCCGTCCGGGTGGCCGCCCACCTCGGCGGGACCGGGCCCCTCGGGGCGCAGCGGCGCGACGTCGTGCACGTCGTCGCCTCGCCCCTGCAGCGCGCCCAGGAGACCGCCGCCCCGATCGCCGCGACCTTCGGCGTCGAGGTCGTCGCGGACGAGCGGTTCATCGAGGCCGCCAACCATTTCGAGGGCCTGACCTTCGGCGTCGGCGACGGCTCGCTGCGTCGTCCCGCGCACTGGCGCTACCTGTGGAACCCGCTGCGGCCGTCCTGGGGCGAGCCGTACCAGGTGCAGGTCGCCCGGATGCTCGCCGGGATCGTCGCCGCGCGCGACGCGGCAGCGGGTCACGAGGCTGTCGTGGTCAGCCACCAGCTCCCGATCTGGGTCACCCGGCGGGCCATGGAGGGCAACCGGCTGTGGCACGACCCGCGCCGGCGCGAGTGCTCGGTGGCCTCGTTGACCTCGCTGCACTGGGAGGGCGACCGCCTGGCCGGCATCACGTACACCGAACCCGCCGCAGACCTGCTCCCGGCCACCCCCACCGTCCCGGGCGCATGA
- a CDS encoding TlpA disulfide reductase family protein produces the protein MSPVPRFGRRAPGALAVVLVAVLAGCGSGAGGGWTDDGDEAGYVSGDRSVTTWDGDERTGPVEIVGVDFAGAAVDVAAWQGDVVVLNTWYAACPPCRAEAPDLAEIADEYADQGVHLLGINSTDEPGAAQAFERTFELPYPSVHDVDGAAVAALQGIVPVAAVPTTVLLDRQGDVAARILGLADPSTLRTLIDDLLDEPA, from the coding sequence ATGAGCCCGGTCCCACGGTTCGGCCGGCGTGCGCCGGGCGCGCTGGCCGTCGTCCTGGTCGCCGTGCTCGCGGGGTGCGGGTCGGGTGCCGGCGGTGGCTGGACCGACGACGGCGACGAGGCCGGCTACGTCTCCGGTGACCGGTCGGTGACGACCTGGGACGGTGACGAGCGGACCGGGCCGGTCGAGATCGTCGGGGTGGACTTCGCCGGTGCCGCGGTCGACGTCGCCGCCTGGCAGGGAGACGTCGTCGTGCTCAACACCTGGTACGCGGCCTGCCCCCCGTGCCGCGCCGAGGCGCCCGACCTGGCCGAGATCGCCGACGAGTACGCCGACCAGGGCGTGCACCTGCTGGGCATCAACTCCACCGACGAGCCCGGGGCCGCCCAGGCCTTCGAGCGCACCTTCGAGCTCCCCTACCCCTCGGTGCACGACGTCGACGGCGCGGCGGTCGCGGCGCTGCAGGGCATCGTGCCGGTCGCTGCCGTGCCCACCACCGTGCTGCTGGACCGCCAGGGCGACGTCGCCGCACGGATCCTCGGCCTCGCCGATCCCTCCACGTTGCGGACCCTGATCGACGACCTCCTGGACGAGCCGGCGTGA
- a CDS encoding cytochrome c biogenesis CcdA family protein — MGDTFAATVLSGSMLLAVPLALVAGLVSFASPCVLPLVPGYLGYVTGMAGTQAAASGTTSLREVHRGRMLAGVLLFVAGFTVVFVLFGVLAGSLGSVVLRWSDVITRVLGVVVVLMGLVFIGWVPFAQRERRLRFAPAAGLWGAPLLGVVFGLGWAPCIGPTLVAVYTLALDQASAGRGALLSVAYCLGLGLPFVLIALGFERSARALAFLRTHRVAVMRVGGGVLVLVGLALVTGLWGVWTQSLQGLVGGFEPVV; from the coding sequence ATCGGCGACACGTTCGCGGCGACCGTCCTGAGCGGGTCGATGCTGCTGGCCGTCCCGCTCGCCCTGGTCGCCGGGCTCGTGTCCTTCGCATCACCCTGCGTGCTGCCGCTGGTCCCCGGCTACCTCGGCTACGTCACAGGCATGGCAGGCACCCAGGCGGCGGCGTCGGGCACGACCTCCCTGCGCGAGGTGCACCGTGGCCGGATGCTCGCCGGGGTGCTCCTGTTCGTGGCCGGCTTCACTGTCGTCTTCGTGCTCTTCGGGGTGCTGGCCGGCTCCCTCGGCTCGGTCGTGCTGCGCTGGAGCGACGTGATCACCCGGGTGCTCGGCGTCGTCGTCGTGCTGATGGGTCTGGTCTTCATCGGCTGGGTCCCGTTCGCCCAGCGCGAGCGGCGGCTCCGGTTCGCGCCGGCCGCCGGCCTGTGGGGCGCGCCGCTGCTCGGCGTCGTCTTCGGCCTCGGCTGGGCGCCGTGCATCGGGCCGACCCTCGTCGCGGTCTACACGCTGGCGCTCGACCAGGCGTCGGCCGGACGCGGCGCCCTGCTCTCGGTCGCCTACTGCCTCGGCCTCGGCCTGCCCTTCGTGCTCATCGCCCTCGGCTTCGAGCGGTCGGCGCGGGCGCTGGCCTTCCTGCGCACGCACCGGGTCGCGGTGATGCGGGTCGGCGGCGGCGTGCTCGTCCTGGTCGGGCTCGCGCTGGTCACCGGGTTGTGGGGCGTCTGGACGCAGTCCCTCCAGGGTCTCGTCGGCGGCTTCGAGCCGGTGGTGTGA
- a CDS encoding cytochrome c biogenesis protein ResB has product MAARDHRPEGLTDDPYAAATTTAEPPVLPRLGVTGTLRWVWRQLTSMRVALMLLMLLAVVAVPGSVLPQRPVNPAAVARYLQDNPSLGVWLDRLGFFDVYASVWFSAVYLLLFVSLVGCILPRLLVHLRAVRARPPRAPSRFERFAVRDEVVTSASPETVVAAARAVLVGPLRALPRFRVDDAVEPSGAQTVSAERGYLRESGNLVFHLALLGILVSVATGQMLHYRGQAIVVEGRGFANAVTDYDTFEAGTAFDPRSLVPFTLTLDRFTAEFSQDAAARPRDFTADVTVREPGGEATAETIKVNHPLAIGGAHVYLQGNGYAPDVTVRDAAGEIAFAGPVPFLPEDPQYLSRGVIKVPDVSVGEQIGIIGYLLPTAVVTEAGASSVYPQPDNPLLVLTVWHGDLGLDGGVPQNVYQLDTTAMTQAVETDGTPTTFFVEAGQTVDLPDGLGTITWDGLPRFVALDLRHDPALGAILAFAIAAIVGLAVSLFTPRRRLWLRIRRVDGRTVVAGAALARGDDVGLDGELARVMDAVRALDERHDA; this is encoded by the coding sequence ATGGCTGCCCGCGACCACCGCCCCGAGGGTCTGACGGACGACCCGTACGCCGCGGCCACGACCACGGCCGAGCCGCCCGTCCTGCCGCGCCTCGGCGTCACCGGGACGCTGCGCTGGGTCTGGCGGCAGCTGACCAGCATGCGCGTCGCACTGATGCTCCTGATGCTGCTCGCCGTGGTCGCGGTCCCCGGATCGGTGCTGCCGCAGCGTCCGGTGAACCCGGCCGCCGTGGCCCGGTACCTCCAGGACAACCCGTCGCTGGGGGTGTGGCTCGACCGGCTCGGCTTCTTCGACGTGTACGCCTCGGTCTGGTTCTCCGCGGTGTACCTGCTGCTCTTCGTCTCGTTGGTGGGCTGCATCCTGCCCCGGCTCCTGGTGCACCTGCGGGCCGTGCGGGCCCGGCCGCCGCGCGCACCGAGCCGGTTCGAGCGGTTCGCGGTGCGCGACGAGGTCGTCACGTCCGCGTCCCCCGAGACGGTGGTCGCCGCCGCGCGCGCGGTCCTGGTCGGACCGCTGCGCGCCCTGCCCCGCTTCCGGGTCGACGACGCCGTCGAGCCCTCCGGTGCGCAGACGGTCTCGGCCGAGCGGGGGTACCTGCGGGAGAGCGGCAACCTGGTGTTCCACCTCGCGCTGCTCGGCATCCTGGTCTCGGTCGCGACCGGGCAGATGCTGCACTACCGCGGGCAGGCGATCGTCGTCGAGGGCAGGGGGTTCGCGAACGCGGTCACCGACTACGACACGTTCGAGGCAGGGACCGCCTTCGACCCGCGCTCGCTCGTCCCGTTCACGTTGACCCTGGACAGGTTCACCGCCGAGTTCAGCCAGGACGCCGCGGCCCGTCCGCGCGACTTCACGGCCGACGTGACGGTGCGGGAGCCGGGTGGCGAGGCCACCGCCGAGACGATCAAGGTCAACCACCCGCTGGCCATCGGTGGGGCGCACGTCTACCTTCAGGGCAACGGGTACGCGCCGGACGTCACGGTCCGCGACGCGGCCGGCGAGATCGCGTTCGCCGGGCCGGTGCCCTTCCTGCCGGAGGACCCGCAGTACCTCTCGCGGGGGGTGATCAAGGTGCCCGACGTCTCGGTCGGCGAGCAGATCGGCATCATCGGGTACCTCCTGCCCACCGCCGTCGTCACCGAGGCCGGTGCCTCGTCGGTGTACCCGCAGCCGGACAACCCGCTGCTGGTCCTGACGGTGTGGCACGGTGACCTCGGGCTCGACGGCGGTGTGCCGCAGAACGTCTACCAGCTCGACACGACCGCCATGACGCAGGCCGTCGAGACGGACGGGACGCCGACCACCTTCTTCGTCGAGGCCGGGCAGACTGTCGACCTGCCCGACGGGCTCGGCACGATCACCTGGGACGGCCTGCCGCGGTTCGTCGCCCTCGACCTGCGGCACGACCCGGCCCTCGGTGCGATCCTCGCGTTCGCGATCGCCGCCATCGTCGGGCTGGCCGTGTCGTTGTTCACGCCGAGGCGCCGGTTGTGGCTGCGGATCCGCCGTGTCGACGGACGTACAGTGGTCGCCGGTGCGGCCCTGGCCCGTGGCGACGACGTCGGGCTCGATGGTGAGCTCGCCCGGGTCATGGATGCCGTACGGGCGCTGGACGAGAGGCACGACGCATGA
- the ccsB gene encoding c-type cytochrome biogenesis protein CcsB, with protein sequence MSLGEVSTILVWGAATAYAIALVAFSIDLAHLADRSARPAADAAPAAADVVRASAAASARGSARGSAGASAAAPGIVPEVRRGARRAVGIAMATTVLGAALQAVGLLLRGLAAGRVPWANMYEFTLVGSFVAVGTFLVLCSRRDLRFLGTIVVGLSVIALGLGLTAFYIPADPVEPALQSYWLVIHVSIATIATGLLTVAFAASVLQLLKDSRDGGSPMLASSRWRSLDVLPSPRELEALSFRITAVGFVLWTFTVMAGAIWAEHAWGRYWGWDPKEVWSFVVWVVYAAYLHARTTRGWSGRRAAWFVLVGYATVIFNFTGVNLFFQGLHSYSGLPTE encoded by the coding sequence ATGAGTCTGGGAGAGGTCAGCACGATCCTCGTGTGGGGGGCGGCGACGGCCTACGCCATCGCGCTCGTCGCGTTCTCGATCGACCTCGCGCACCTCGCCGACCGGTCGGCCCGGCCCGCTGCCGACGCAGCCCCCGCCGCCGCCGATGTCGTTCGTGCGTCGGCCGCGGCGTCGGCTCGCGGGTCGGCTCGCGGGTCGGCCGGTGCCTCTGCCGCCGCCCCCGGCATCGTGCCGGAGGTCCGTCGTGGCGCCCGCCGGGCGGTCGGCATCGCGATGGCCACGACGGTCCTCGGCGCTGCCCTGCAGGCCGTCGGGCTCCTGCTGCGCGGCCTCGCGGCCGGTCGCGTGCCGTGGGCGAACATGTACGAGTTCACCCTGGTCGGCAGCTTCGTCGCCGTCGGGACGTTCCTGGTGCTGTGCAGCCGCCGCGACCTGAGGTTCCTCGGCACGATCGTCGTCGGCCTGAGCGTGATCGCCCTCGGCCTGGGTCTGACGGCGTTCTACATCCCCGCCGACCCGGTCGAGCCGGCCCTGCAGAGCTACTGGCTCGTCATCCACGTCTCGATCGCGACGATCGCCACCGGCCTCCTGACCGTCGCGTTCGCGGCCAGCGTCCTGCAGCTGCTCAAGGACTCGCGGGACGGCGGGTCCCCGATGCTCGCGAGCAGCCGGTGGCGTTCGCTCGACGTGCTGCCGTCCCCGCGTGAGCTCGAGGCGCTGTCGTTCCGGATCACGGCGGTCGGCTTCGTGCTGTGGACCTTCACGGTGATGGCGGGAGCGATCTGGGCGGAGCACGCCTGGGGCCGCTACTGGGGCTGGGACCCCAAGGAGGTCTGGAGCTTCGTCGTGTGGGTCGTGTACGCGGCCTACCTGCACGCCCGGACGACCCGCGGCTGGTCGGGCCGGCGTGCGGCCTGGTTCGTCCTGGTCGGCTACGCCACGGTGATCTTCAACTTCACCGGCGTCAACCTCTTCTTCCAGGGCCTGCACAGCTACAGCGGCCTGCCCACCGAGTAG